The following coding sequences lie in one Fusarium poae strain DAOMC 252244 chromosome 1, whole genome shotgun sequence genomic window:
- the PIL1 gene encoding Eisosome core component (BUSCO:36714at5125): MHRTYSMRQTRAPTASQLQNPPPPPSSTKSGRLFKGSFGHALRRNAGGAFGPDLAKKLSTLVKMEKNVMRSLETVARERMEVAQQLSIWGEAGDEDVSDVTDKLGVLLYEIGELEDQYVDRYDQYRVTMKSIRNIEASVQPSRDRKQKITDQIAQLKYKEPNSPKIVVLEQELVRAEAESLVAEAQLSNITREKVKAAYTYQFDALREHCEKVAIIAGYGKHLLELIDDTPVTPGETRQAYDGYEASKAIIQDCEDALTSWVSSNAVVSSKLSTRARTLSQRRRNNIRTRGEGHDLSGQDMPLNDGSSWTARDRDLDSEEEEEDEDARGSILDSDGGLNGESRGRPQEAVVA, translated from the exons atgcaTCGCACTTATTCTATGCGCCAGACCCGGGCGCCTACTGCCTCCCAACTCCAG aaccctcctccacctccctCATCCACAAAGTCCGGTCGCCTCTTCAAGGGCAGCTTCG GCCATGCCCTTCGTCGCAATGCAGGCGGTGCCTTTGGCCCCGACCTGGCCAAGAAGCTCTCCACGCTGGTCAAGATGGAAAAGAACGTGATGCGAAGCTTGGAGACCGTTGCCCGTGAACGAATGGAAGTTGCT CAACAATTGTCCATTTGGGGCGAGGCTGGAGATGAGGACGTTTCCGACGTTACCGACAAACTCGGCGTTCTGCTGTACGAGATTGGTGAGCTCGAAGACCAATACGTCGATCGATATGACCAATACCGAGTTACTATGAAGAGCATCCGTAACATTGAGGCCTCCGTTCAGCCCAGCCGTGACC GCAAGCAAAAGATTACCGATCAGATTGCTCAGCTCAAGTACAAGGAGCCCAACTCTCCCAAGATTGTTGTTCTCGAGCAGGAGCTCGTTCGAGCTGAGGCCGAGTCCCTCGTCGCAGAGGCCCAACTTTCTAACATTACACGCGAGAAGGTCAAGGCAGCCTATACTTACCAGTTCGATGCCCTCCGGGAGCACTGTGAGAAGGTTGCTATTATCGCCGGGTATGGAAAGCACCTGCTCGAGCTTATCGACGACACTCCCGTTACACCTGGTGAAACTCGACAGGCCTATGATGGGTATGAGGCTAGCAAGGCCATCATCCAAGACTGTGAGGACGCTCTCACCAGCTGGGTCTCTTCCAACGCTGTCGTTTCTTCCAAGCTGTCCACCCGTGCCCGTACATTGTCCCAGCGACGCCGAAACAACATCCGCACTAGGGGTGAGGGACATGACCTGTCTGGCCAGGACATGCCCCTGAACGACGGTAGTTCCTGGACAGCTCGCGACCGCGACCTCGAtagtgaagaggaagaggaagacgagGATGCCCGTGGTTCCATCCTGGACAGCGATGGTGGCCTGAACGGCGAGTCCCGTGGACGCCCACAGGAAGCTGTTGTCGCATAG
- a CDS encoding hypothetical protein (BUSCO:5192at5125), producing MGVNGLWTVVQPCARPTNLATLNRKRLAVDASIWIYQFLKAVRDKEGNALRNSHVVGFFRRICKLLWFGIQPVFVFDGGAPVLKRQTIQHRKRRREGRREDAVRTAGKLLAVQMQRIAEEDQDRRRRDRERDISAREEEQQEVIPEASQLVYDDEALLSQQERQKGRTFRKQDAYHLPDLDGGGIAAMGKPDDPRIMSVEELEEYARQFHEGEDINLYDFSKIDFDGEFFKSLPAADRYNILNAARLRSRLRMGLSKEQLEEMFPDRMAFSKFQIDRVKERNHLTQRLMYEVGMTGTDLTLGVNARVAGEKNREYILVKNDGAEGGWALGVVSRDKDVGEAHKPIDVDAIQVQYQSKEDEDEDEDFEDVPIEGLNRLPKPSASQIASYQAAQDAATRRRQFYSGHRKESTEQEEGSLFVGDNVENTDNLFQEPLEDELHADEEDDLNRAIAMSLQKQHGVGLESEKEEDFQDVLTEAPKWTQKSVESQKPITAKGGSMIAHIVNNRASAAVPKRQEHDTAADSDSDDMQTVLAKARMQKKPQPKPKAKFVPVVENKKNPFDGPLPFAKLDWRSSVFGKKKTEVAGPSKKAEVTDEAPAPKYDEEDDMAGGFERELVDENAPKPLPPWMADDTDIRESLKKQKDAEREINNADRLAAEEDQRLYRRNMQDQLIHIDSSSDDDSDIEVLEKAPSPKTSQRETNFVDVDEPEATKKASPQFEKPELISEKAPEETMEPPSLPEVEVLADRTLVDSTNLPAQETGDESEKSESPEPEFEDVVPTNAVTEVAAEKSPTPIFEELPSISAPLVNEGAQEPDLEEDDGLFDDVEYDEFSDPGDEELLASLAEESEEHARFASELNNKTAEQNKEDYERELRALRTQQKKDRRDADEVTQVMITECQALLRLFGIPYITAPMEAEAQCAELVKLGLVDGIVTDDSDTFLFGGTRVYKNMFNSNKFVECYLMNDIENELSLTRDQLISLAHLLGSDYTEGLPGVGPVTAVEILSEFPGRSGLENFREWWKSVQSQTRPKDADVSTPFRKKFRKSQGTKLFLPPGFPSPAVYDAYLHPEVDDSNENFQWGVPDVEGLRQFLMATIGWSKERTDEVLVPVIKDMNKRDREGTQSNITRFFGGSVGVGAKDAFAPRQRAQGSKRMAAAVDRLRANVAGEEPQSSANGGGKRKRGSRRNATRTAEDEDDEQEEEQTTSKGHGKRAKAS from the coding sequence ATGGGTGTGAACGGCCTCTGGACAGTTGTGCAACCATGCGCTCGACCGACGAACCTAGCGACTCTCAATCGTAAGCGGCTTGCAGTAGATGCCTCAATTTGGATCTACCAATTCCTTAAAGCTGTGCGCGACAAGGAGGGAAATGCTTTGCGCAATTCCCATGTCGTTGGTTTCTTTCGTCGCATATGCAAGCTCCTATGGTTCGGTATTCAACCAGTTTTTGTCTTTGATGGCGGTGCCCCTGTACTCAAGCGACAGACAATCCAACATCGGAAGCGGAGACGTGAAGGTCGTCGCGAAGATGCTGTTCGAACCGCTGGCAAGCTCTTGGCTGTGCAGATGCAGCGAATCGCGGAAGAGGACCAAGATCGCAGGCGAAGAGACCGTGAACGCGATATATCAGCTAGGGAGGAAGAGCAACAGGAGGTGATTCCCGAAGCTAGCCAGCTCGTATACGACGATGAGGCTCTCCTGTCACAGCAGGAACGACAGAAGGGAAGGACATTCCGAAAACAAGATGCATACCACCTACCTGACCTCGACGGAGGTGGTATCGCAGCAATGGGGAAGCCTGATGATCCGCGAATCATGAGCGTAGAGGAACTGGAAGAATACGCCCGACAGTTCCACGAAGGAGAAGACATCAATCTTTACGACTTTAGCAAGATCGATTTCGATGGCGAGTTTTTCAAAAGTCTTCCCGCCGCCGATCGATACAATATTCTTAATGCAGCGAGGCTCCGAAGTCGATTGAGAATGGGCCTTAGTAAGGAACAATTGGAAGAAATGTTCCCAGATCGCATGGCATTCTCCAAATTTCAAATCGACAGAGTCAAGGAGCGCAACCACCTCACCCAACGTCTCATGTACGAAGTGGGTATGACGGGTACTGACCTCACTCTTGGAGTCAATGCAAGAGTCGCTGGAGAAAAGAACCGCGAGTACATCCTTGTAAAAAACGATGGTGCAGAAGGAGGATGGGCCCTGGGTGTGGTTAGCAGAGATAAAGATGTTGGTGAAGCACACAAACCCATTGACGTGGATGCCATCCAAGTTCAATACCAGTccaaagaagacgaagatgaagatgaggatttCGAGGACGTCCCTATTGAAGGTCTTAATCGATTGCCAAAGCCTTCTGCCTCGCAGATAGCTAGCTatcaagcagctcaagaCGCAGCGACAAGACGTCGACAATTCTACAGTGGCCATCGGAAGGAATCAACAGAGCAGGAAGAGGGATCGCTCTTTGTTGGCGATAATGTCGAAAATACAGATAATTTATTCCAGGAACCACTGGAAGACGAGCTGCATGccgatgaggaggatgatcTCAACCGCGCAATCGCCATGTCACTCCAAAAACAGCATGGGGTTGGACTGGAGTCAGAAAAAGAGGAAGATTTTCAAGATGTCCTTACCGAAGCACCAAAATGGACACAAAAGTCTGTCGAGTCACAAAAGCCTATCACAGCCAAGGGAGGCTCCATGATCGCCCATATCGTCAACAACCGAGCAAGTGCTGCTGTGCCAAAGCGACAAGAGCATGATACCGCTGCCGACAGTGATAGTGATGATATGCAGACGGTACTTGCAAAGGCAAGGATGCAGAAGAAGCCGCAGCCGAAACCCAAAGCAAAGTTCGTGCCTGTTGTTGAAAACAAGAAGAACCCATTCGACGGCCCACTGCCGTTCGCTAAACTTGATTGGCGCTCTTCTGTgtttggaaagaagaagaccgaGGTGGCCGGACCAAGCAAGAAAGCCGAGGTTACAGATGAAGCTCCAGCTCCGAAGTACGATGAAGAGGACGACATGGCTGGTGGCTTTGAGAGAGAGTTAGTGGACGAGAATGCACCCAAACCCCTACCGCCATGGATGGCAGATGACACAGACATCCGAGAGTCGCTTAAGAAGCAAAAGGATGCAGAACGTGAGATCAACAACGCAGACCGGCTGGCAGCTGAGGAGGACCAGAGACTTTATCGCCGGAACATGCAGGACCAGCTGATTCATATTGACTCCTCATCAGACGATGACAGCGACATTGAGGTTCTCGAGAAAGCTCCATCACCCAAGACGTCTCAGAGAGAGACGAACtttgttgacgttgacgagCCTGAAGCCACCAAGAAAGCTTCACCCCAGTTTGAAAAGCCAGAACTTATTTCAGAAAAGGCCCCAGAGGAAACCATGGAGCCCCCATCTCTTCCTGAAGTCGAAGTGCTTGCAGACCGTACTCTGGTGGACTCAACTAACCTTCCGGCGCAAGAAACAGGGGACGAATCTGAGAAATCAGAATCACCTGAACCGGAATTCGAGGATGTGGTGCCTACCAATGCCGTGACTGAAGTCGCGGCAGAAAAGAGTCCTACGCCCATCTTCGAAGAGCTTCCTTCTATCAGTGCGCCCTTAGTAAACGAAGGAGCCCAGGAGCCTGatcttgaagaagacgatggcCTCTTTGACGATGTAGAGTATGACGAATTCAGCGATCCTGGTGATGAAGAGCTCTTGGCATCGCTGGCCGAGGAATCTGAAGAGCATGCCCGTTTTGCTAGCGAGCTGAACAATAAGACGGCTGAGCAGAACAAAGAGGACTATGAAAGAGAACTGCGTGCTCTTCGAACTCAACAGAAGAAAGACCGCCGAGATGCCGATGAGGTGACCCAAGTCATGATCACAGAATGCCAAGCTCTACTACGATTATTCGGCATCCCTTACATTACGGCTCCCATGGAAGCTGAAGCACAATGCGCCGAGTTGGTTAAGCTTGGGCTCGTCGATGGCATCGTGACGGATGATTCAGATACCTTCTTATTTGGCGGCACACGAGTCTACAAAAACATgttcaacagcaacaaaTTTGTAGAGTGCTACCTAATGAACGACATTGAGAATGAGTTATCCTTGACCCGCGACCAACTTATCTCGCTTGCTCATTTGCTCGGTTCTGATTATACCGAAGGGCTACCCGGAGTAGGTCCAGTTACAGCAGTAGAGATCCTCTCCGAGTTTCCTGGTAGATCTGGGCTGGAGAACTTTCGTGAATGGTGGAAATCGGTGCAGTCACAAACACGGCCTAAGGATGCCGATGTTTCGACCCCCTTCCGCAAGAAGTTTCGCAAATCACAGGGTACCAAGCTCTTTCTACCGCCGGGCTTCCCTAGTCCGGCTGTCTACGATGCTTACCTCCACCCAGAGGTCGATGACAGTAATGAAAATTTTCAATGGGGTGTACCGGACGTGGAGGGACTACGGCAATTTTTGATGGCTACCATTGGTTGGAGTAAGGAGCGTACAGACGAAGTACTTGTGCCAGTTATCAAAGACATGAACAAGCGAGACCGTGAAGGTACGCAGAGCAACATTACCAGGTTCTTCGGAGGCAGTGTCGGAGTTGGAGCCAAGGATGCGTTCGCACCGCGGCAGAGAGCCCAGGGTAGTAAACGCATGGCGGCTGCGGTAGACCGTCTGCGAGCGAATGTTGCAGGTGAAGAGCCACAGAGCTCTGCAAACGGTGgagggaagagaaagaggggaTCGAGAAGGAACGCAACTAGGACAgcagaagacgaagatgacgagCAGGAAGAGGAGCAAACTACAAGCAAGGGTCACGGTAAGAGAGCGAAGGCTTCATAA
- a CDS encoding hypothetical protein (BUSCO:45699at5125), translated as MPMDERELGQRVKALTKCVAANEPPENAIKLLETLKKDASPTEEMLRATRAGVFVGKLRSNPNKEIARAAAELVSKWKKLVEQEKSSKLQKSKVGSGSPAPAPASAPTSSPAPPPSSSGNSGAKYKGDIEKRKYETDNVNVKRTDSSVRNSCIGLIYNGLAYRSTASENDVVNKAVSVENAAFVKFKGETPDYKKKIRSLFTNLKNKSNRELGKSVLSGEISPEKFVTMSDDELKSEEQRKKELELEKENMKMAQVPQEQKSISESLECGKCKKKQVSYTQAQTRAADEPMTTFCECMACGNRWKFS; from the exons ATGCCCATGGACGAACGTGAACTCGGGCAGCGCGTCAAGGCGCTCACAAAGTGCGTTGCTGCTAATGAGCCTCCGGAGAACGCCATCAAGCTGCTCGAGACACTGAAGAAGGATGCGTCTCCTACCGAAGAGATGCTAAGG GCAACAAGAGCTGGTGTGTTTGTTGGCAAACTTCGTTCAAATCCGAACAAAGAGATCGCTCGCGCAGCCGCCGAACTTGTGAGCAAGTGGAAAAAGCTTGTCGAACAGGAGAAGAGCTCGAAACTCCAAAAGTCAAAGGTGGGATCGGGATCACCTGCCCCAGCTCCCGCATCCGCTCCCACATCGTCTCCCGCGCCTCCTCCATCGTCCTCTGGAAACTCCGGAGCTAAGTACAAGGGCGATATCGAGAAGCGCAAGTACGAAACCGACAACGTCAACGTCAAGCGAACCGACTCGTCCGTCCGAAACTCATGCATTGGTCTTATCTACAACGGCCTTGCATACCGATCAACAGCATCCGAGAACGACGTCGTTAACAAAGCCGTTTCTGTCGAAAATGCCGCCTTTGTTAAGTTCAAGGGCGAGACACCTGactacaagaagaagatccgATCGCTTTTCACCAACCTCAAGAACAAGTCCAACCGAGAACTCGGAAAGAGCGTCTTGTCTGGGGAGATTTCTCCGGAAAAGTTCGTCACCATGTCCGATGATGAGCTCAAGAGCGAGGAGCAGCGCAAGAAGGAGCTCGagctggagaaggagaacATGAAGATGGCCCAGGTGCCTCAGGAACAGAAGAGTATCAGTGAGAGTCTGGAATGCGGCAAAtgcaagaagaagcaggtCAGCTACACACAAGCGCAGACCCGAGCTGCTGATGAACCGATGACTACTTTCTGCGAGTGCATGGCTTGCGGCAACCGATGGAAG TTCTCTTAA
- the CYS12 gene encoding Cysteine synthase 2 (TransMembrane:1 (o12-33i)~BUSCO:34445at5125): MALSDHPKAYGSAAVAFAFTTGILVTLGFKDFYPDLERRFQRKRRANTGGGRRSSVFWGDPVELEDHESLPSSPTFYHGARNGLADGIEATIGNTPLIKIQSLSKATGRTIMAKAEFLNGAGNSPKDRVALNMIREAEAQGLLTPHKGDTIYEGTVGSTGISLATLARAMGYRAHICMPSDMALEKSDLLLHLGATVERVTPAPITSPDHFVNLARRRAEEHASKANDGSKGFFANQFESEANWKAHFNTTGPEIWGQTNGELDAFVAGAGTGGTVSGVAKYLKEEKEKSDIKVVLADPQGSGLYNKVRHGVMYSSTEREGTRRRQQVDTMVEGIGITRLTENFEAGRELIDDAVRVTDEQACRMARWLVEHDGIFVGSSSSVNCVAAIETAMRLPKGSRVVTILCDSGTRHLSKFWKHIKEMGIENEEEATNLFTELGIPDHKA, encoded by the coding sequence ATGGCGCTCAGCGACCATCCCAAAGCTTACGGCTCTGCTGCCGTTGCTTTTGCTTTCACAACCGGGATCCTCGTCACTTTGGGCTTCAAGGACTTTTACCCGGATCTCGAGCGGCGCTTCCAGCGCAAAAGGCGCGCCAACACAGGTGGCGGGAGAAGATCCAGTGTCTTCTGGGGTGACCCTGTGGAACTTGAGGATCACGAATCTCTACCTTCGTCTCCAACTTTCTACCATGGGGCACGAAATGGCCTGGCTGATGGAATAGAAGCCACCATTGGAAACACACCTCTTATCAAAATCCAGTCTTTATCTAAAGCTACAGGCCGGACTATCATGGCCAAGGCAGAGTTCCTAAATGGCGCTGGAAACTCGCCCAAGGATCGTGTGGCGCTTAACATGATCCGTGAGGCAGAAGCTCAGGGGCTTCTTACACCACACAAGGGCGATACTATTTACGAAGGAACAGTCGGAAGCACAGGTATTTCACTTGCAACTCTTGCGCGGGCTATGGGCTACAGGGCTCATATCTGCATGCCCAGCGACATGGCCCTTGAGAAATCCGATCTATTGCTTCATCTCGGCGCAACAGTCGAGCGAGTTACGCCTGCGCCTATCACCAGCCCTGATCACTTTGTGAACCTTGCGCGACGACGAGCGGAGGAGCACGCTAGCAAGGCCAATGACGGCAGCAAGGGTTTCTTTGCGAATCAGTTCGAGTCCGAAGCTAACTGGAAAGCTCACTTCAACACCACGGGTCCTGAGATCTGGGGACAGACAAACGGCGAACTGGACGCTTTTGTCGCAGGTGCAGGTACGGGAGGAACAGTATCAGGCGTCGCAAAGTATctcaaagaagaaaaggagaaaTCGGATATCAAAGTCGTACTCGCTGATCCTCAGGGCAGCGGTCTTTACAACAAGGTTCGGCATGGTGTCATGTACTCCTCTACGGAGCGCGAAGGTACTCGTCGCAGACAGCAGGTTGACACCATGGTCGAAGGTATTGGCATCACACGTTTGACAGAGAACTTTGAAGCAGGTCGTGAACTCATCGACGATGCTGTGCGGGTGACAGATGAGCAAGCTTGCCGTATGGCTCGCTGGCTAGTCGAGCATGACGGTATCTTTGTTGGCAGCAGCAGTTCCGTCAACTGTGTCGCCGCTATCGAAACAGCCATGAGACTGCCCAAGGGAAGCCGCGTTGTGACCATTCTTTGCGATTCTGGAACGAGACATCTCAGCAAGTTCTGGAAGcacatcaaggagatgggAATTGAGAACGAAGAGGAGGCGACTAATCTGTTTACCGAGCTAGGCATACCCGATCACAAGGCATGA